The Vicinamibacterales bacterium genome contains a region encoding:
- the alaS gene encoding alanine--tRNA ligase, whose protein sequence is MHPNEIRRSFLAYFASHGHTPVASSPLVPHDDPTLLFTNAGMNQFKDVFLGRESRPYRRAATSQKCMRVSGKHNDLENVGPSLRHHTFFEMLGNFSFGDYFKHDAIELAWHLLTREWGLPPERLRVTIFKGEAGVPRDDEAYGRWRDFVPADSIGELGTADNFWSMGDTGPCGRCSEIYIDRGPGVPGTGDFMADLASGSERFVEIWNNVFMEFDRSADGTLTPLPAPSIDTGMGLERISAVMAGRISNYDTALFTPVLEALGALTGRSHGGTLDPADVSMRVVADHLRAMTFLIADGVVPSNEWRGYVLRKIMRRAMRHGRKLGLTEAFLYTLVDVLVCEMGGAYPELVAGRDTVVAMVRSEEDRFEAVLSGPGIGRAERIIETSRESGVFPGDKAFMLYETYGMPRDFVEDLAASAGLRFDAEGFERTLQDEQAQARRHSAFASRKAELPAETRAALQGLAAIFTGYERETGTPTAIAALLDAELRPVPSLPAGAAGVVVLAETPFYVEAGGQVSDAGVLRTEGGIETPVVDVVRLGPGLPRGHRIDAAAAALAVGDVVVPDVDHARRAAIRRNHTGTHLLHAALRAVLGGHVKQAGSLVAPDRLRFDFVHGGAVTPDERGRIETAVNDAIIANDDVVTVEKDTEQAIADGATALFGEKYGDRVRVVAVGDGRFSTELCGGTHVAATGDIGLLVITEESGVAAGVRRIEALTGPAALGYLRQAQADLARACEAAHTTPELLPGRIEQQAAQLARALKDIRDLKTAAALGGSTGGAGAASFESSVGDFRVVVRQVADLDREALRSLADLTKSKLGEGVVFLAGPTAEGRVAMVASVTPGAAKKAAAGALVKHLAPIVGGGGGGRPDFAEAGGKDPAKIPELLEAARAHIESLLKA, encoded by the coding sequence ATGCACCCGAACGAGATCCGCCGGTCGTTCCTCGCCTACTTCGCGTCGCACGGCCACACGCCCGTCGCCAGCTCGCCGCTCGTCCCGCACGACGACCCGACGCTGCTCTTCACCAACGCGGGCATGAACCAGTTCAAGGACGTGTTCCTCGGGCGGGAGTCGCGCCCCTATCGGCGCGCCGCCACCTCGCAGAAGTGCATGCGCGTCAGCGGCAAGCACAACGACCTCGAGAACGTGGGCCCGTCGCTGCGCCACCACACGTTCTTCGAAATGCTGGGCAACTTCTCGTTCGGGGACTACTTCAAGCACGACGCCATCGAGCTCGCCTGGCACCTGCTGACCCGCGAGTGGGGCCTGCCGCCCGAGCGGCTGCGCGTCACGATCTTCAAGGGCGAGGCCGGCGTCCCCCGCGACGACGAGGCCTACGGCCGCTGGCGCGACTTCGTCCCCGCCGACAGCATCGGCGAGCTCGGCACGGCCGACAACTTCTGGTCGATGGGCGACACGGGTCCGTGCGGCCGGTGCTCGGAGATCTACATCGACCGGGGCCCCGGCGTGCCCGGCACCGGCGACTTCATGGCCGATCTCGCCTCGGGCAGCGAACGGTTCGTCGAAATCTGGAACAACGTGTTCATGGAGTTCGACCGCTCCGCGGACGGCACGCTCACACCGCTCCCGGCGCCCTCGATCGACACGGGCATGGGCCTGGAGCGCATCTCGGCCGTGATGGCCGGCCGGATCTCCAACTACGACACGGCGCTCTTCACGCCCGTCCTCGAGGCGCTCGGCGCCCTCACGGGCCGGAGCCACGGCGGCACGCTCGACCCGGCCGACGTCTCCATGCGCGTCGTGGCCGACCACCTGCGCGCGATGACGTTCCTCATCGCCGACGGCGTGGTCCCCTCGAACGAGTGGCGTGGCTACGTGCTGCGGAAGATCATGCGGCGGGCCATGCGACACGGCCGCAAGCTGGGGCTCACCGAGGCGTTCCTCTACACGCTCGTCGACGTCCTGGTGTGCGAGATGGGCGGCGCGTATCCGGAGCTCGTGGCGGGCCGCGACACCGTCGTCGCGATGGTCCGGAGCGAGGAGGACCGCTTCGAGGCCGTACTGTCCGGTCCGGGCATCGGGCGCGCGGAGCGCATCATCGAGACCAGCCGCGAGAGCGGCGTGTTCCCGGGCGACAAGGCGTTCATGCTCTACGAGACCTACGGGATGCCGCGGGACTTCGTGGAGGACCTGGCCGCCAGCGCCGGCCTTCGCTTCGACGCCGAGGGCTTCGAACGGACGCTGCAGGACGAGCAGGCCCAGGCGCGCCGGCACAGCGCGTTCGCCAGCAGGAAGGCGGAGCTTCCGGCAGAGACGCGGGCGGCCCTCCAGGGCCTCGCCGCCATCTTCACCGGCTACGAGCGCGAGACCGGCACGCCGACGGCGATCGCGGCGCTGCTCGATGCCGAACTTCGGCCGGTGCCGTCGCTGCCGGCGGGAGCGGCCGGCGTCGTCGTGCTGGCGGAGACGCCCTTCTACGTGGAGGCCGGCGGCCAGGTGTCGGACGCCGGCGTACTGCGGACGGAGGGCGGCATCGAGACGCCCGTCGTCGACGTCGTGCGGCTGGGCCCTGGCCTGCCGCGCGGCCACCGCATCGACGCGGCGGCGGCCGCCCTGGCGGTCGGCGACGTCGTCGTCCCGGACGTGGACCACGCCCGGCGGGCGGCCATCCGTCGCAACCACACGGGGACCCACCTCCTCCACGCCGCGCTGCGCGCGGTGCTCGGCGGCCACGTCAAGCAGGCGGGGTCGCTCGTGGCGCCGGATCGCCTCCGGTTCGACTTCGTCCACGGCGGCGCCGTGACACCCGACGAACGGGGCCGCATCGAGACGGCCGTCAACGACGCGATCATCGCGAACGACGACGTCGTGACCGTGGAAAAGGACACGGAGCAGGCGATCGCCGACGGCGCCACCGCGCTCTTCGGAGAGAAGTACGGCGACCGCGTCCGGGTGGTGGCAGTGGGCGACGGCCGCTTCAGCACGGAACTGTGCGGCGGCACACACGTGGCCGCCACCGGTGACATCGGCCTCCTCGTGATCACCGAGGAGTCCGGTGTGGCCGCGGGAGTCCGGCGCATCGAGGCGCTGACGGGCCCGGCCGCCCTCGGCTACCTCCGGCAGGCGCAGGCCGACCTGGCGCGAGCCTGTGAGGCCGCGCACACGACGCCGGAGCTGCTGCCGGGTCGCATCGAGCAGCAGGCGGCGCAGTTGGCCCGCGCGCTCAAGGACATCCGCGACCTGAAGACGGCGGCGGCCCTGGGCGGCTCGACGGGTGGCGCCGGCGCGGCGTCGTTCGAGTCGTCGGTCGGCGACTTCAGGGTGGTCGTCCGGCAGGTGGCGGACCTCGATCGCGAGGCCCTGCGCTCGCTGGCCGATCTCACCAAGTCGAAGCTGGGCGAGGGCGTCGTCTTCCTGGCCGGCCCGACGGCGGAGGGCCGGGTCGCCATGGTGGCGTCGGTGACACCAGGCGCGGCGAAGAAGGCCGCGGCCGGAGCGCTCGTGAAGCATCTGGCGCCGATCGTGGGCGGCGGCGGGGGGGGACGGCCCGACTTCGCCGAGGCCGGCGGGAAGGATCCGGCGAAGATCCCGGAACTGCTCGAGGCCGCGCGCGCTCACATCGAATCGCTGCTGAAGGCCTAA
- a CDS encoding histone deacetylase, which produces MLLLTSERFADHLTPPGHPERPDRAETLRRVALEWAARGHQLAEPAPVDEALLAAVHAPDYVAAIRETAGRAVRLDPDTSTSPESYDVARLAAGAAVDGVRHVLSHPSDPAVALVRPPGHHAEPARAMGFCLFNSIALAAAFARQQGLARVAIVDFDVHHGNGTQAMFYDDPAVLFVSSHQYPYYPGTGGAGEVGEGPGLGFTVNLPVEAGAGDADLDEAFRAVALPVLDRFAPELVLVSAGFDAHADDPLGGCRMTAAGFANLTALIDGVARRHAGGRTVYVTEGGYDLDALASSLEATLAVLEGRDAGASPPAVTGDRSRGITTAGRARAALARHWPGL; this is translated from the coding sequence ATGCTGCTGCTGACGAGCGAACGATTCGCGGACCACCTGACCCCGCCCGGTCATCCCGAGCGGCCCGACCGGGCGGAGACGCTCAGGCGGGTGGCGCTCGAGTGGGCGGCCCGCGGCCACCAGCTGGCGGAGCCCGCTCCGGTGGACGAGGCGCTGCTGGCGGCCGTCCACGCACCCGACTACGTGGCCGCCATCCGCGAGACGGCAGGCCGTGCGGTCCGTCTCGACCCGGACACCAGCACCAGCCCGGAGTCCTACGACGTGGCCCGGCTGGCGGCCGGCGCGGCGGTGGACGGCGTGCGCCACGTGCTGTCGCACCCGTCGGACCCGGCCGTGGCGCTCGTCCGCCCGCCCGGACATCATGCCGAGCCGGCGCGCGCGATGGGGTTCTGTCTCTTCAACAGCATCGCCCTGGCGGCCGCCTTCGCGCGCCAGCAGGGGCTCGCTCGGGTCGCCATCGTGGACTTCGACGTCCATCACGGCAACGGCACGCAGGCGATGTTCTACGACGATCCGGCCGTGCTCTTCGTGTCCAGCCACCAGTATCCGTACTACCCGGGGACGGGTGGCGCGGGCGAGGTGGGCGAGGGTCCGGGCCTCGGCTTCACGGTGAACCTGCCGGTCGAGGCCGGGGCCGGCGACGCCGATCTCGACGAGGCGTTCCGCGCCGTGGCGCTGCCGGTGCTCGACCGCTTCGCGCCGGAGCTCGTCCTCGTCTCGGCCGGCTTCGACGCGCACGCCGACGATCCGCTCGGCGGCTGCCGCATGACCGCGGCCGGCTTCGCCAACCTGACGGCCCTCATCGACGGCGTGGCCCGCCGGCACGCGGGCGGACGCACCGTCTACGTCACGGAGGGCGGCTACGACCTGGACGCGCTCGCCTCGTCGCTCGAGGCGACCCTGGCCGTCCTCGAGGGCCGCGACGCCGGTGCCTCGCCGCCTGCGGTCACGGGCGACCGATCGCGCGGCATCACGACCGCCGGTCGGGCCAGAGCCGCCCTCGCCCGTCACTGGCCGGGGCTCTGA
- a CDS encoding RecX family transcriptional regulator translates to MRRRSRASEGSGPLGEADAEALALAWLGARDLSAAQVRQRLARRGAPPDVVDAVVAGLTETRAIDDARVARSAARLQTAVKGRGPARARAALRALGLSDAVADSALRQAFEDVDEHALLTRALDKRLGAARGPLPAPAVRRLVSALVRQGFAPGAVLAALRRRAVDVGDDAATDPE, encoded by the coding sequence GTGCGCCGGAGATCACGCGCTTCGGAGGGTAGCGGCCCGCTCGGCGAGGCCGACGCCGAGGCCCTCGCCCTGGCGTGGCTGGGGGCGCGGGACCTGTCGGCCGCGCAGGTGCGCCAGCGCCTCGCCCGCCGTGGGGCGCCGCCCGACGTGGTGGACGCCGTGGTCGCGGGCCTGACCGAGACGCGCGCGATCGACGACGCGCGTGTCGCCCGTTCGGCCGCCCGGCTCCAGACCGCCGTGAAGGGACGCGGACCGGCGCGGGCCCGGGCCGCCCTCCGCGCCCTGGGACTGTCCGACGCCGTGGCGGACTCCGCCCTCCGGCAGGCCTTCGAGGACGTGGACGAGCACGCGCTCCTGACCCGCGCCCTGGACAAGCGGCTGGGCGCCGCCCGCGGGCCCCTGCCTGCACCCGCCGTCCGGCGGCTGGTGTCGGCCCTGGTCCGCCAGGGGTTCGCGCCGGGCGCCGTGCTCGCGGCGCTGCGCCGCCGCGCCGTCGACGTCGGCGACGACGCCGCGACCGACCCGGAGTAG
- the leuS gene encoding leucine--tRNA ligase — MSDYHPQELDGKWQERWRASRAFEVVEDPSKPKFYCLEMFAYPSGHAHVGHVRNYIIGDVVARLKRLQGFNVLHPFGWDAFGLPAENAAIKGGIHPEASTLANIAHMKGQLERLGISYAWERELATCLPDYYHWNQWLFTRMFDRGLAYRRRSTVNWCPSCQTVLANEQVVDGACWRCGTTVVEKDLEQWFFRITAYADDLLEGADGLTSWPDKVLTMQRNWIGRSEGARVRFAVDGEPDGVEVFTTRIDTIYGATFLTLAPEHPLVARLAARPGGEHLLAEAQRYRAQDRTARMSGEAGKEGVFTGVYAVNPFSGERVPIWVANFVLGEYGTGAVMGVPHGDQRDFEFARKYGLHIRAVVRTPDGEVPDPETMTAAVSDEGTAVNSGPYDGLTSAEARRQMTAAAEAGHFGAGTVQFRLKDWGISRQRYWGTPIPMVHCPTDGVVPVPDGQLPVMLPKVAEFTGRGDSPLAHVPEFVNVACPKCGGPARRETDTMDTFVDSSWYFYRFADAHNDRLPFAPAAVKYWCPVDFYSGGVEHAILHLIYSRFFARVFHDLGMVDHTEPFTHLLTQGMVLKDGHVMSKSKGNVVDPDTMLQKVGADALRTYVMFVAPPEKEVEWSDAGLDGMYRWLARVWRVAEHWREAAAAAPALDRQALTAEERALRRKTHETIRRVTSDIDVRKQMNTAVSAMMELVNDLYQFTDGQRTAVTPQAAATAREAIEALIVLLSPFAPHTAEELWERYGHADGLAGARWPVVDEEAARAELLVVPVQVNGKVRARLSVPATVDDAELERLAVTDDAVVAHLAGKAVRKVVVAPGRRLVSVVAG; from the coding sequence GTGTCTGACTATCATCCGCAGGAACTCGACGGGAAGTGGCAGGAGCGCTGGCGTGCGTCGCGAGCGTTCGAGGTCGTCGAGGACCCGTCGAAGCCCAAGTTCTACTGCCTCGAGATGTTCGCGTATCCCTCGGGCCACGCGCACGTGGGGCACGTCCGCAACTACATCATCGGGGACGTCGTGGCCCGGCTGAAGCGCCTGCAGGGCTTCAACGTGCTGCACCCCTTCGGCTGGGACGCCTTCGGCCTGCCGGCCGAGAACGCCGCCATCAAGGGCGGCATCCATCCGGAGGCCTCCACGCTGGCGAACATCGCCCACATGAAGGGCCAGCTCGAGCGCCTCGGCATCAGCTACGCGTGGGAGCGGGAGCTGGCCACGTGCCTGCCCGACTACTACCACTGGAACCAGTGGCTCTTCACCCGGATGTTCGACCGGGGCCTGGCGTACCGCCGGCGCTCCACCGTCAACTGGTGCCCGAGCTGTCAGACCGTGCTCGCCAACGAGCAGGTCGTGGACGGCGCCTGCTGGCGGTGCGGCACGACGGTGGTCGAGAAGGACCTGGAGCAGTGGTTCTTCCGCATCACGGCCTACGCCGACGACCTGCTCGAGGGCGCCGACGGTCTCACGTCCTGGCCGGACAAGGTGCTCACGATGCAGCGCAACTGGATCGGCCGATCCGAGGGCGCGCGGGTGCGGTTCGCCGTGGACGGCGAACCGGACGGGGTCGAGGTGTTCACGACCCGCATCGACACGATCTACGGCGCCACGTTCCTCACGCTCGCGCCCGAGCATCCGCTCGTCGCGCGGCTGGCCGCGCGACCCGGCGGCGAGCACCTGCTCGCCGAGGCCCAGCGCTACCGGGCGCAGGACCGGACGGCGCGCATGTCGGGTGAGGCCGGGAAGGAAGGGGTCTTCACCGGCGTGTACGCCGTGAACCCGTTCTCCGGCGAGCGCGTGCCGATCTGGGTCGCCAACTTCGTGCTGGGCGAATACGGCACGGGCGCCGTGATGGGCGTGCCCCACGGCGACCAGCGGGACTTCGAGTTCGCGCGGAAGTACGGCCTGCACATCCGGGCGGTCGTCCGCACGCCCGACGGTGAGGTGCCCGATCCCGAGACGATGACGGCCGCCGTGAGCGACGAGGGTACGGCCGTGAACTCCGGACCGTACGACGGCCTGACGTCGGCCGAGGCCCGTCGGCAGATGACGGCCGCGGCGGAGGCCGGGCACTTCGGTGCCGGCACCGTGCAGTTCCGGCTGAAGGACTGGGGGATCTCGCGCCAGCGCTACTGGGGCACGCCGATCCCGATGGTGCACTGCCCGACCGACGGCGTCGTACCCGTGCCGGACGGGCAGCTCCCGGTGATGCTGCCGAAGGTGGCCGAGTTCACGGGGCGCGGCGATTCGCCGCTGGCGCACGTGCCGGAGTTCGTGAACGTCGCCTGCCCGAAGTGCGGCGGGCCGGCCCGCCGCGAAACCGACACGATGGACACGTTCGTGGACTCGTCGTGGTACTTCTACCGCTTCGCCGACGCCCACAACGATCGCCTGCCGTTCGCGCCGGCGGCCGTGAAGTACTGGTGCCCGGTGGACTTCTACTCCGGCGGCGTCGAGCACGCCATCCTGCACCTCATCTACTCGCGGTTCTTCGCCCGCGTGTTCCACGACCTCGGCATGGTGGACCACACGGAGCCGTTCACGCACCTCCTCACGCAGGGCATGGTGCTGAAGGACGGCCACGTCATGTCGAAGTCGAAGGGCAACGTCGTCGACCCGGACACCATGCTGCAGAAGGTGGGCGCCGACGCCCTCCGGACGTACGTGATGTTCGTGGCGCCGCCCGAGAAGGAGGTCGAGTGGAGCGATGCCGGCCTCGACGGCATGTACCGGTGGCTGGCCCGGGTGTGGCGAGTCGCCGAACACTGGCGCGAGGCGGCCGCCGCGGCGCCGGCGCTGGACCGGCAGGCGCTCACGGCCGAAGAGCGGGCGCTCCGCCGGAAGACGCACGAGACGATCCGTCGCGTCACCTCGGACATCGACGTCCGGAAGCAGATGAACACGGCCGTGTCGGCGATGATGGAGCTCGTGAACGATCTGTACCAGTTCACGGATGGGCAGCGGACGGCGGTCACCCCGCAGGCAGCCGCGACCGCGCGCGAAGCGATCGAGGCGTTGATCGTGCTGCTGTCGCCCTTCGCGCCGCACACGGCGGAGGAGCTCTGGGAACGCTACGGACATGCCGACGGGCTCGCCGGTGCGCGGTGGCCCGTGGTGGACGAGGAGGCCGCGCGCGCCGAACTCCTGGTCGTGCCCGTGCAAGTCAACGGCAAGGTTCGGGCGAGGCTCTCGGTGCCCGCGACGGTGGATGACGCCGAACTGGAGCGGCTCGCCGTGACCGACGACGCCGTCGTCGCGCACCTGGCCGGCAAGGCGGTGCGCAAGGTGGTCGTCGCACCGGGACGGCGCCTGGTGTCGGTGGTGGCGGGATGA
- the rpsT gene encoding 30S ribosomal protein S20, whose product MAKKNPSALKAHRQNVKRRRSNRDMRSALRTGLKAIRAALNAGKIDEAKALLGSATSLVDRMAGKGIIHKNTAGRYKSRIAARLKTTA is encoded by the coding sequence GTGGCGAAGAAGAATCCGTCGGCCCTGAAGGCCCATCGTCAGAACGTGAAGCGTCGCCGGAGCAACCGCGACATGCGCTCAGCGCTCCGCACCGGCCTCAAGGCCATCCGCGCGGCCCTGAACGCCGGCAAGATCGACGAGGCGAAGGCCCTGCTCGGCTCGGCCACCTCCCTGGTGGACCGGATGGCCGGCAAGGGCATCATCCACAAGAACACCGCCGGCCGCTACAAGTCCCGCATCGCGGCCCGCCTCAAGACCACCGCCTGA
- a CDS encoding lysophospholipid acyltransferase family protein translates to MTTDTGDDALAPDWRRSWRKRAEVAAIAGVGAPLLGALARTVSWETVGREHLDAVDRSGRPHIFALWHGRILPCMWYFRDRGIVVVTSENFDGEWIARIIRRFGFGAARGSSSRGGARALRSLLRTIASQPAAFTVDGPRGPRGVAQPGIVWLARATGHPIIPIHAEAAARWTLGSWDRTQVPKPWSRIVMAIGAPLTVPRDADEAGLETARQAVETALGEVERQARAACGNPRHEE, encoded by the coding sequence GTGACGACCGACACGGGCGACGACGCCCTCGCGCCCGACTGGCGGCGTTCGTGGCGCAAGCGGGCCGAGGTCGCGGCCATCGCCGGCGTCGGGGCGCCGTTGCTCGGCGCGCTGGCCCGCACGGTGTCCTGGGAGACCGTCGGCCGCGAGCACCTCGACGCAGTGGACCGGTCGGGCCGGCCGCACATCTTCGCCCTGTGGCACGGCCGAATCCTTCCGTGCATGTGGTACTTCCGCGACCGCGGCATCGTGGTCGTGACGAGCGAGAACTTCGACGGCGAGTGGATCGCGCGAATCATCCGGCGGTTCGGGTTCGGCGCGGCGCGCGGGTCGTCGTCGCGGGGCGGCGCCCGGGCGCTGAGGTCGCTGCTGCGCACGATCGCGTCGCAGCCCGCCGCCTTCACCGTCGACGGCCCGCGTGGGCCCAGGGGCGTGGCCCAGCCGGGCATCGTCTGGCTGGCGCGGGCCACCGGGCACCCCATCATCCCGATCCACGCCGAGGCGGCCGCCCGGTGGACGCTGGGCAGCTGGGATCGGACGCAGGTGCCCAAGCCGTGGTCCAGGATCGTGATGGCGATCGGCGCGCCCCTCACGGTGCCGCGGGATGCGGACGAGGCCGGGCTGGAGACGGCCCGCCAGGCCGTGGAGACCGCGCTGGGCGAAGTGGAGCGCCAGGCGCGCGCCGCCTGCGGGAACCCCCGACACGAGGAATGA
- a CDS encoding lytic transglycosylase domain-containing protein, producing the protein MTPPRLAFLAAAWLTVLAPRPATAQIYAWRDAEGHMVLSDTAPAGGGPVQTFTVPKAPGVRVTRPPDARSAEFDPIIDEHAAQHGVDPDLVRAVIQVESAFNPRALSPKGAMGLMQLMPATAAELGVGNPFDPAQNIGGGVRYLKHLLTRYDDKVELALAAYNAGPGAVDRYGQSVPPYRETRDYVRKITRSAGTAPPKPATRIYRWTEVIDGREVVRYSDRPQGTPRGAGSR; encoded by the coding sequence GTGACGCCACCACGCCTCGCCTTCCTCGCCGCCGCATGGCTCACCGTCCTGGCCCCGCGGCCCGCCACTGCCCAGATCTACGCATGGCGGGACGCCGAGGGTCACATGGTCCTCTCGGACACCGCGCCCGCGGGCGGCGGACCGGTCCAGACCTTCACGGTGCCCAAGGCGCCGGGCGTGCGCGTCACCCGTCCGCCCGATGCCCGGTCCGCGGAGTTCGACCCGATCATCGACGAACACGCCGCCCAGCACGGCGTGGACCCTGACCTGGTGCGCGCCGTCATCCAGGTGGAATCGGCGTTCAATCCGCGGGCCCTCTCACCGAAGGGCGCCATGGGGCTCATGCAGCTGATGCCGGCCACGGCCGCGGAGCTGGGCGTGGGCAACCCCTTCGACCCGGCCCAGAACATCGGCGGCGGCGTGCGGTATCTGAAGCACCTGCTCACCCGGTACGACGACAAGGTGGAGCTCGCGCTCGCGGCCTACAACGCCGGCCCCGGCGCCGTGGACCGCTACGGCCAGTCCGTCCCGCCGTACCGCGAGACCCGGGACTACGTGCGGAAGATCACCAGGTCCGCGGGCACCGCCCCGCCCAAGCCCGCCACGCGCATCTACCGCTGGACCGAAGTCATCGACGGCCGCGAAGTGGTGCGCTATTCCGACCGTCCCCAGGGCACGCCCCGGGGCGCCGGCTCGCGCTGA
- the lptE gene encoding LPS assembly lipoprotein LptE, which translates to MGRRAILRACLPGLGLVGLGCGYALAGRGNTIPDYIQSVGVPMFGNQTPYSPMEQIFTEKVRVEFQSRGRYQVLPADTGVDAVVRGTIVNIGAAPAGFNPSQQASRYRFTVVVSVSFSDVKQQRVIWENPSLSFSDEYELASAGSAGLAASAGAGAFIDQERAAVDRLSTDFARSVVSAIFEAF; encoded by the coding sequence ATGGGACGGCGGGCGATCCTCCGCGCGTGCCTGCCCGGACTGGGCCTCGTCGGCCTGGGCTGCGGATACGCCCTGGCGGGACGCGGCAACACGATTCCCGACTACATCCAGTCGGTCGGGGTGCCCATGTTCGGCAACCAGACGCCGTACTCGCCGATGGAGCAGATCTTCACCGAGAAGGTGCGGGTCGAGTTCCAGAGTCGCGGGCGCTACCAGGTCCTGCCGGCCGACACGGGCGTGGACGCCGTGGTCCGGGGGACCATCGTGAACATCGGCGCGGCGCCGGCCGGGTTCAACCCGAGCCAGCAGGCCAGCCGTTACCGCTTCACGGTCGTCGTGAGCGTCTCGTTCTCGGACGTCAAGCAGCAGCGCGTGATCTGGGAGAACCCGTCGCTGTCCTTCAGCGACGAGTACGAACTGGCGAGCGCAGGCAGCGCGGGCCTGGCGGCGAGCGCGGGCGCCGGGGCGTTCATCGACCAGGAGCGCGCCGCCGTCGACCGGCTGTCGACCGATTTTGCGCGCTCGGTCGTGAGCGCCATCTTCGAGGCGTTTTGA
- the holA gene encoding DNA polymerase III subunit delta, with translation MTPAKVRASIASGSVAPLYLLESDDVPSRTDLAQAFLAIVEEGLHAFNVATFHGRDATTAADRDAMLSAIVSGARTLPMMASHRLILLHDADALLTPRRARDEDPAEAPGGKRRARAATPMEAFEAYLAKPEPTTTLVLDAPSLDRGRRITKALLQQAVVVDCGTLESLDDAARWIAWRLQADEVTMDAAAVRALVEATGLNLSRLRAELDKLVLYAGSAGTIAASDVRDVVLPVEEPGENFALGKAIWAGQPAAALREVQVLVDGGMPAPMVLGQIRAAVGRLRPDERARAALRRVLDADLAIKSSRGEARHVIEAVVVDVCAGAPGTPAGPVRRWS, from the coding sequence GTGACGCCCGCCAAGGTCCGCGCGTCGATCGCCTCGGGCAGCGTCGCGCCGCTGTACCTGCTCGAAAGCGACGACGTGCCGTCTCGGACCGACCTCGCGCAGGCGTTTCTCGCCATCGTCGAGGAGGGGCTGCACGCCTTCAACGTGGCGACCTTCCACGGTCGCGACGCGACGACGGCCGCGGATCGGGACGCGATGCTCTCGGCCATCGTGAGCGGCGCCCGGACGCTGCCGATGATGGCGTCGCATCGCCTGATCCTGCTGCACGACGCCGACGCGCTGCTCACGCCGCGTCGCGCCAGGGACGAGGACCCCGCCGAAGCGCCGGGCGGCAAGCGGCGGGCCCGGGCCGCCACGCCGATGGAGGCATTCGAGGCCTACCTGGCGAAACCCGAACCGACCACCACGCTCGTTCTCGACGCGCCGTCGCTCGACCGCGGACGCCGCATCACGAAGGCGCTCCTGCAGCAGGCGGTCGTCGTGGACTGCGGCACGCTCGAGTCGCTCGACGACGCCGCACGGTGGATCGCCTGGCGCCTGCAGGCCGACGAGGTCACGATGGACGCGGCCGCGGTGCGCGCGCTCGTGGAGGCCACCGGGCTGAACCTGTCCCGCCTTCGGGCCGAACTCGACAAGCTCGTGCTCTATGCCGGCAGCGCCGGAACGATTGCCGCCTCCGACGTCCGCGACGTCGTCCTGCCGGTGGAGGAGCCGGGCGAAAACTTCGCCCTGGGCAAGGCCATCTGGGCCGGACAGCCGGCGGCCGCGCTCCGGGAAGTGCAGGTGCTGGTGGACGGAGGAATGCCGGCGCCGATGGTGCTGGGCCAGATTCGGGCGGCGGTGGGACGGCTGCGGCCCGACGAACGGGCCCGGGCGGCGCTTCGGCGGGTGCTCGACGCCGATCTCGCGATCAAGTCGTCACGTGGCGAGGCCCGCCACGTGATCGAGGCCGTCGTGGTGGACGTGTGCGCCGGGGCGCCAGGGACGCCCGCGGGACCCGTCAGGCGGTGGTCTTGA